In Methylococcus geothermalis, one genomic interval encodes:
- a CDS encoding Ni/Fe hydrogenase subunit alpha: MYDHLETADHPENLKRVVIDPVTRVEGHGKVTLLLDDDNHVRQARLHIVEFRGFERFIQGRPYWELPVLVQRLCGICPVSHHLAAAKAIDQVVGVDRLTPAAEKLRRLMHFGQFLQSHALHFFHLATPDLLFGFDSPAGRRNIFEVLKEYPDVGLEGVRMRKYGQEVIRLISGKRIHGSAAIPGGMNKALTVEERDFLLQDIDTVLGWCRNALALIRRIYLANREHHERFGLIRSNFMGLIRDDGAFEIYHGGLRAKDASGRTIFDKLDYRGYTGILREEVRSWSYMKFPYLEALGKDNGWYRVGPLARINNCDFMPTPLAEAARQDFLAQGAGGPVHGSLAYHWARMIETLHCAESIRDLLHDPELLGTDLVVHGERRPEGVGVIEAPRGTLFHHYQVDENDLVTRANLIVSTTHNNQAMNESIRQVAAEYLDGQTITEGLLNHIEVAIRAYDPCLSCATHALGKMPLVVELMDAGGGMLDRLQKRADGTVSR, encoded by the coding sequence ATGTACGACCATCTCGAGACCGCCGACCATCCCGAGAACCTGAAACGCGTGGTCATCGACCCGGTGACCCGCGTCGAAGGCCACGGCAAGGTCACCCTGCTGTTGGACGACGACAACCACGTCCGCCAGGCGCGGCTCCACATCGTCGAATTCCGCGGCTTCGAGCGTTTCATCCAGGGCCGCCCCTACTGGGAGCTGCCGGTGCTGGTCCAGCGCCTGTGCGGCATCTGCCCGGTGAGCCATCACCTCGCCGCGGCGAAGGCCATCGACCAGGTCGTCGGCGTCGACCGCCTCACGCCGGCCGCGGAGAAGCTGCGCCGGCTGATGCATTTCGGCCAGTTCCTGCAATCGCATGCCCTGCATTTCTTCCATCTGGCGACGCCGGACCTCCTTTTCGGCTTCGACAGCCCCGCCGGCCGCCGCAACATCTTCGAGGTGCTGAAAGAGTATCCGGACGTGGGGCTGGAAGGCGTCCGCATGCGCAAATACGGCCAGGAGGTGATCCGGCTGATTTCCGGCAAGCGCATCCACGGCAGCGCCGCCATCCCCGGCGGGATGAACAAGGCCTTGACGGTGGAGGAAAGGGATTTCCTGCTCCAGGACATCGACACGGTCCTCGGCTGGTGCCGCAACGCGCTCGCGCTGATCCGCCGAATCTACCTCGCCAACCGCGAGCATCACGAACGCTTCGGCCTGATCCGTTCCAATTTCATGGGGCTGATCCGCGACGACGGCGCTTTCGAGATCTACCACGGCGGCCTGCGGGCCAAGGACGCCTCCGGCCGGACGATCTTCGACAAGCTCGACTACCGGGGCTACACCGGCATCCTGCGCGAAGAGGTCCGCTCCTGGTCCTACATGAAATTTCCGTACCTCGAGGCGCTGGGCAAGGACAACGGCTGGTACCGGGTCGGACCGCTGGCCCGCATCAACAACTGCGACTTCATGCCCACCCCGCTGGCCGAAGCGGCTCGGCAGGACTTCCTGGCCCAGGGCGCCGGCGGACCGGTGCACGGCTCGCTGGCCTACCACTGGGCGAGGATGATCGAGACCCTGCACTGCGCCGAGAGCATCCGCGACCTGCTGCACGACCCGGAGCTGCTGGGCACCGACCTGGTCGTCCACGGCGAGCGCCGGCCGGAAGGCGTCGGCGTGATCGAGGCGCCGCGCGGCACCCTGTTCCACCACTACCAAGTCGATGAGAACGACCTGGTGACCCGCGCCAACCTGATCGTTTCCACCACCCACAACAACCAGGCGATGAACGAGTCGATCCGCCAGGTGGCCGCCGAATATCTCGACGGCCAGACGATCACCGAAGGCCTGCTCAACCACATCGAAGTCGCGATCCGCGCCTACGACCCCTGCCTGTCCTGCGCGACTCACGCCCTGGGCAAGATGCCGCTGGTCGTCGAGCTGATGGACGCCGGCGGCGGGATGCTGGACCGTCTGCAAAAGCGGGCGGACGGAACGGTATCGCGCTGA